A part of Setaria viridis chromosome 8, Setaria_viridis_v4.0, whole genome shotgun sequence genomic DNA contains:
- the LOC117833849 gene encoding exocyst complex component EXO70A1 — MAVAALPQTMDALSRRAAMLRDSLRRSQGNTDGMVAILGSFDHRLSALEAAMRPTQVRTHAIRTAHENIDRTIKAADGILSQFDLARRAEATILRGPHEDLESYLEAVDVLKGIVRFFSSNKNFKSSEVVLNHVNNLLAKSTLKIEEEFKQLMSTYSKPIEPDRLFDCLPKSLRPTKGDHETDGGSRSDHPSKGLETAIYRTPTLVPPRILPLMNDIAQQLVQAGNQQSCYKIYRDSRASALEVSLRKLGVEKLSKDDVQKMQWEALEAKIGNWIHFMRIAVKLLLAGERKICDQIFDGVNFNKGHCFAELTANSVITLFSFGDAVAKSKRSPEKLFVLLDMYEVMRELQPEIEEIFEGKPCTEMREAASSLTKRLAQTAQETFADFEEAVEKDASKTIVQDGTVHPLTSYVINYVKFLFDYQSTLKLLFQEFDNSTEAESQLAAVTTRIMQALQNNLDGKSKQYKDAALTYLFLMNNIHYMVRSVRRSEAKDILGDDWIQRHRRIVQQNANQYKRVAWAKILQTLSVQGAGSTGDLSSSGVSRAMIKERFKSFNMQFEELHAKQSQWIVPDQELRESLRLAVAEVLLPAYRSFIKRFGNLVENNKNPQKYVRYSPEAVDQLLGQFFEGQQWAEQKR; from the exons atggcggtggcggcgctgccgcAGACGATGGACGCGCTGTCGCGGCGGGCGGCCATGCTGCGGGACTCGCTGCGGCGGAGCCAGGGGAACACGGACGGCATGGTCGCCATCCTCGGCTCCTTCGACCACCGCCTCTCCGCGCTCGAGGCCGCCATGCGCCCCACCCAG GTGAGGACGCACGCGATCCGGACGGCGCACGAGAACATCGACAGGACGATCAAGGCCGCCGACGGCATCCTCTCGCAGTTTGACCTTGCGCGCCGG GCTGAGGCAACGATATTGAGGGGTCCCCATGAGGATTTGGAGAGCTACCTGGAGGCAGTGGATGTGCTGAAAGGCATCGTCCGCTTCTTTTCCTCAAATAAGAACTTCAAGAGCAGTGAAGTAGTCCTGAATCATGTCAACAATCTGTTAGCTAAGTCTACTCTGAAGATTGAGGAGGAATTTAAACAACTGATGAGTACATATAG CAAACCTATTGAGCCGGATCGCCTGTTTGATTGTCTCCCCAAGTCTCTGCGGCCAACAAAAGGTGACCACGAGACTGATGGAGGGAGCCGCTCTGATCATCCATCCAAAGGCTTGGAGACTGCCATATACCGGACCCCAACTCTGGTTCCTCCCAGAATATTGCCTCTCATGAATGACATAGCTCAGCAGTTGGTTCAGGCTGGAAATCAGCAGTCTTGCTACAAAATCTACAG AGATTCCCGTGCTTCAGCACTAGAAGTGAGCCTTCGGAAACTTGGCGTGGAAAAGCTTAGTAAAGATGATGTACAAAAAATGCAATGGGAGGCTCTGGAGGCTAAAATTGGAAACTGGATACACTTCATGCGAATAGCT GTCAAATTACTACTAGCAGGGGAAAGAAAAATCTGTGATCAGATTTTTGATGGTGTCAACTTTAACAAGGGCCATTGTTTTGCTGAACTGACAGCAAATAGTGTTATAACTCTTTTCAGCTTTGGAGATGCTGTTGCTAAAAGCAAAAGGTCCCCTGAAAAGCTGTTTGTATTGCTCGACATGTATGAAGTAATGCGTGAACTTCAACCAGAG ATTGAGGAAATATTTGAAGGTAAACCTTGCACTGAGATGCGAGAAGCTGCATCAAGCTTAACAAAGCGCTTGGCACAGACTGCTCAGGAAACATTTGCAGATTTTGAGGAGGCAGTTGAAAAAGATGCTTCAAAAACTATTGTTCAGGATGGAACAGTACACCCTTTGACTAGCTATGTGATTAATTATGTTAAATTCCTATTCGA TTATCAGTCGACATTGAAGCTACTATTTCAGGAATTTGATAATAGCACTGAGGCAGAATCTCAGCTTGCCGCTGTTACCACAAGGATAATGCAGGCCCTACAGAATAACCTGGATGGAAAATCTAAACAGTATAAGGATGCTGCACTGACTTACTTATTTCTTATGAACAACATCCACTATATGGTTAGATCTGTTCGCAG ATCAGAAGCAAAAGATATACTTGGTGATGACTGGATTCAGAGACATCGCAGGATTGTTCAGCAAAATGCCAATCAGTATAAACGTGTTGCTTGGGCAAAG ATTCTTCAGACACTCTCCGTCCAAGGTGCAGGCAGCACTGGTGACCTTAGCAGCAGTGGAGTTTCAAGAGCTATGATCAAAGAACG GTTTAAATCTTTCAATATGCAGTTTGAGGAGCTTCACGCAAAGCAATCGCAGTGGATTGTACCTGATCAAGAACTGCGAGAATCCTTGAGGCTTGCTGTAGCCGAAGTCCTGTTGCCCGCCTATAGATCTTTTATCAAACGCTTTGG TAATCTGGTGGAGAACAACAAGAACCCGCAGAAGTACGTTCGGTACAGCCCAGAAGCGGTGGACCAACTTTTAGGCCAGTTCTTCGAAGGACAGCAATGGGCGGAGCAAAAGCGCTGA
- the LOC117833043 gene encoding two-component response regulator-like APRR9 yields MSPDADADAAGGAGAGRGGGGGGRADGGASSSPAAAANGRAVVRWDQILPRRSLQVLLVEHDDCTRQVVTALLRKCGYRVAAVADGMKAWEVMRGRAYAFDLVLTEVAMPTLSGIQLLARIVAADECKNIPVIMMSSQDSIGTVLKCMHKGAVDFLVKPVRKNELRNLWQHVWRRHAMNSQTNGSENNAASNHISANVANGSKAGENSDEESDAQSFGSKRETEIQSVEKLPDIRADEGAGPSRKIKLQNESYDGVNTKLHASKDSDDAPSGSEKNVRSKGLNGITSAKVAEQIMDNALRIADASSRRPSNLGKDFAMAQPTADVQCKSSVMESNAVTENNLGEKSKGAAISHAKSCPSQFLETNLGKQHHLNGYKIQEFREKDIFNHSNSSAFSRYGNKRIEPSAEHQFSPSLCITHQEPVHDKDPVSQPSGVLPPHEHNTGESTRQARIPLDSSTEGAAVLCSSSAREDAGTSSSSHRQDSMSHPSYGFIPLPIPVGAAMPYHYGAILQPVYYSQAPHMHCDSAGINKAAIQHASGQSNYHENPSKPSQVDEHKQSEENQQLHHSRQILRESEPIDLTRGHLEHINQSASCSQDIRKGSGCTGSGETDIHTNTGVALESGNESGIQNCCNNGLDSDRSRREAALMKFRLKRKDRCFEKKVRYHSRKKLAEQRPRVKGQFVSQKLKSATTGDAETDFDS; encoded by the exons ATGTctcccgacgccgacgccgacgccgccggtggggcTGGTGCCGGCcgagggggcggaggaggagggagagcggatggcggcgcgtcgtcgtcccccgcggcggcggcgaacgggcGGGCGGTGGTGCGGTGGGACCAGATCCTCCCGCGCCGCTCCCTTCAGGTCCTCCTCGTCGAGCACGACGACTGCACGCGCCAGGTCGTCACCGCGCTCCTCCGCAAGTGCGGATACCGCG TGGCCGCCGTCGCGGACGGGATGAAGGCGTGGGAGGTGATGCGGGGGCGCGCCTACGCCTTCGACCTCGTGCTCACCGAGGTCGCCATGCCCACGCTCTCCGGCATCCAGCTGCTCGCCAGGATCGTCGCCGCGGACGAGTGCAAGAACATCCCCGTCATCA TGATGTCGTCACAAGATTCTATTGGCACGGTGCTCAAGTGCATGCACAAGGGGGCGGTGGACTTCCTTGTAAAACCAGTGAGAAAGAATGAGCTGCGTAACCTATGGCAACATGTATGGAGGCGGCATGCA ATGAATAGCCAAACAAATGGATCGGAGAATAATGCAGCCAGCAATCATATAAGTGCCAATGTTGCTAATGGTTCAAAGGCAGGAGAAAACAGCGACGAGGAAAGTGATGCCCAA AGCTTTGGTAGCAAGAGGGAGACTGAAATTCAGAGTGTTGAGAAGTTACCAGATATCCGTGCGGATGAAGGGGCTGGCCCTTCCAGAAAAATTAAACTACAAAATGAGTCTTATGATGGAGTAAACACAAAGTTGCATGCGTCAAAAGATAGCGATG ATGCCCCAAGTGGAAGTGAGAAGAATGTGCGTTCCAAAGGCCTTAATGGTATTACTTCAGCCAAGGTTGCTGAGCAAATAATGGATAATGCCTTGAGGATTGCTGATGCAAGTTCACGTCGACCAAGCAATCTTGGCAAAGACTTTGCTATGGCCCAACCAACAGCTGACGTACAATGCAAATCTTCAGTTATGGAAAGTAATGCTGTCACAGAGAATAACCTTGGTGAAAAATCGAAGGGTGCTGCAATAAGTCATGCTAAATCTTGCCCCTCCCAATTTCTGGAGACCAACTTAGGAAAGCAACACCATCTTAATGGTTACAAAATCCAAGAGTTCAGGGAAAAAGATATCTTTAATCACTCGAATTCTTCTGCCTTTTCAAG ATATGGCAATAAAAGGATAGAGCCCTCAGCTGAGCACCAGTTTTCCCCTTCTCTCTGCATAACTCATCAAGAACCTGTTCATGACAAGGACCCAGTTTCCCAACCCAGTGGGGTGTTGCCTCCCCATGAACATAATACAGGTGAGAGTACAAGGCAAGCTCGGATTCCCTTGGACAGCAGCACAGAGGGAGCTGCTGTACTGTGTTCCAGTAGTGCTAGAGAAGATGCAGGCACAAGCAGTTCCTCCCATAGACAGGACAGTATGAGCCATCCTTCATATGGGTTTATACCTCTTCCAATTCCTGTTGGTGCTGCGATGCCCTACCATTACGGTGCAATTCTGCAGCCAGTATACTACTCACAGGCTCCTCATATGCATTGTGATTCAGCTGGGATCAACAAGGCAGCTATTCAGCACGCCTCTGGTCAGTCGAATTACCATGAAAATCCTAGTAAACCGTCTCAGGTTGATGAACACAAACAGTCAGAGGAGAATCAGCAGTTGCATCATTCAAGACAAATTCTCAGAGAATCAGAACCAATTGACTTGACGAGAGGTCATTTGGAGCACATCAACCAGAGCGCTAGCTGCAGCCAGGATATCCGTAAAGGAAGTGGATGCACCGGTAGTGGTGAAACTGACATCCATACAAATACTGGGGTTGCCCTAGAAAGTGGCAACGAAAGTGGTATCCAGAACTGCTGTAACAATGGGTTGGATAGTGACCGGTCTCGCCGTGAAGCTGCCTTGATGAAGTTTCGCTTGAAAAGAAAAGATAGATGCTTTGAGAAAAAG GTTAGATATCATAGCAGGAAAAAGCTTGCAGAGCAAAGACCGAGAGTTAAGGGGCAGTTTGTGAGCCAAAAGCTGAAATCAGCTACAACAGGGGATGCAGAAACTGACTTTGATTCGTAA
- the LOC117833044 gene encoding uncharacterized protein, producing MEGRPAMLVWAVAAFLLVACAAVVAGDDQQGDPAAGAPPDTNQLCVSKCGTCPTVCTSAPPTIMPMTAPPPPSLALLPLSAPPPPPYLELVLPPPPPGDVSDVLPPLTPLTSPPESPCSTPPSEPPPSSSSEPPPSPPPHKSSGDGGSGGSSSSSSSSSSPPSASHFSSPPSPPSSSNPYYYLYLSGGAKARGGVPSACTALVLAALLPLAALIK from the coding sequence ATGGAGGGAAGGCCGGCCATGCTGgtgtgggcggtggcggcgttccTGCTGGTGGCGTgcgcggccgtcgtcgccggcgatgaCCAGCAGGGCgatccggcggcgggggccccGCCGGACACGAACCAGCTGTGCGTCAGCAAGTGTGGGACGTGCCCGACGGTGTGCacgtcggcgccgccgacgatCATGCCGATgaccgcgcccccgccgccgtcgctggcgctgctgccgctgtccgcgccgcccccgccgccgtacctggagctggtgctgccgccgccgccgccgggggacgTGTCCGACGTGCTGCCTCCGCTCACGCCATTGACGAGCCCGCCGGAGTCCCCGTGCTCGACACCGCCTTCGGAGCCTcctccgtcctcgtcgtcggagcCTCCACCGTCACCACCGCCGCACAAGAGCAGCGGcgacggtggcagcggcgggtcctcctcctcctcctcctcgtcgtcgtctccccCGTCAGCCTCGCActtctcgtcgccgccgtccccgccgtcgtcctccaACCCGTACTACTACCTGTACCTCTCCGGCGGCGCCAAGGCCCGCGGCGGCGTTCCGAGCGCTTGCACGGCGCTggtcctcgccgcgctcctacCCCTCGCCGCCTTGATCAAGTGA
- the LOC117866641 gene encoding uncharacterized protein produces the protein MLRSTGDRVVIVGGGIAGALLAKTLQNHADVVLIDPKEYFEIPWANLRAKVDPAAVERTVIPHADYLTHAKVVTAFAVGIDDSVVLTSIGRAVAYDFLVVATGRTCNRPQKQSERLEMFHRDRERIDAAESVLIVGGGPIGVELAAEIVMKSPEKRVTLVHGGPRLLKVMGARASAKALEWLRSKHVTVLLDQTVDLAGTTPDTREFTTSASETVTADCHFVCTGRPVASGWLRESFLRDHLDEEGHLKVDDHLRVGGLKNVFAVGDITDVPEAKQGHLAQRQAMVVSRNLRLLVKGACRDEKLHRYKPCPRANITVTLGRRDALAELPFMTLIGHIPGAVKPRDLFITRTRRMMGLKSKPYGTMPRVM, from the exons ATGCTGCGGTCCACCGGCGACCGCGTCGTCATCGTTGGCGGCGGCAtcgccggcgccctcctcgcCAAGACGCTACAGAACCACGCCGACGTCGTCCTCATCGACCC GAAGGAGTACTTCGAGATCCCGTGGGCGAACCTGCGCGCCAAGGTGGACCCGGCGGCCGTGGAGCGCACCGTGATCCCGCACGCTGACTACCTGACGCACGCCAAGGTCGTGACCGCCTTCGCCGTCGGCATCGACGACTCCGTCGTACTCACCTCCATCGGCCGTGCCGTGGCCTACGACTTCCTCGTCGTGGCCACGGGCCGCACCTGCAACCGGCCGCAGAAGCAGTCGGAGCGGCTGGAGATGTTCCATCGCGACCGGGAGCGGATCGACGCCGCCGAGTCGGTGCTGATCGTCGGCGGCGGGCCCATCGGCGTGGAGCTGGCGGCGGAGATCGTGATGAAGAGCCCCGAGAAGCGCGTGACCCTCGTCCACGGCGGGCCCCGGCTGCTCAAGGTGATGGGCGCCCGCGCGTCGGCCAAGGCGCTCGAGTGGCTACGGTCCAAGCACGTGACCGTGCTCCTGGACCAGACGGTCGACCTCGCCGGCACCACGCCGGACACGCGGGAGTTCACGACGTCCGCCAGCGAGACGGTGACCGCCGACTGCCACTTCGTGTGCACCGGCCGGCCCGTGGCGTCCGGGTGGCTGAGGGAGTCGTTCCTCAGGGACCACCTCGACGAGGAGGGCCACCTCAAGGTGGACGACCACCTCCGCGTCGGCGGGCTCAAGAACGTGTTCGCCGTCGGCGACATCACCGACGTGCCTGAGGCGAAGCAGGGCCACCTGGCGCAGCGGCAGGCGATGGTGGTGTCGCGGAACCTGCGGCTGCTGGTGAAGGGGGCGTGCAGGGACGAGAAGCTGCACCGGTACAAGCCGTGCCCCAGGGCCAACATCACCGTCACGCTGGGCCGCCGCGACGCGCTGGCGGAGCTGCCCTTCATGACGCTCATCGGACACATCCCCGGCGCCGTCAAGCCGAGGGACCTCTTCATCACCAGGACGCGGAGGATGATGGGGCTCAAGAGCAAACCCTACGGCACCATGCCGCGCGTCATGTGA